In a genomic window of Bradyrhizobium sp. LLZ17:
- a CDS encoding rhodanese-like domain-containing protein, producing MANQVQDLTPDEVSKGIAEGRYLLVDVREPNEVEAEAYPYGVVVPLSTFDPNAIPDPAGKEVVFACRSGKRSVTASLAAQAAGLPYDKHLAGGMLGWKAAGLPSKVGG from the coding sequence GTGGCGAACCAGGTACAGGATCTGACCCCGGACGAGGTCTCCAAGGGCATCGCTGAAGGGCGGTATCTGCTCGTCGATGTGCGCGAGCCGAACGAGGTCGAGGCCGAGGCCTATCCGTACGGCGTGGTCGTGCCGCTTTCGACCTTCGATCCGAACGCGATCCCCGATCCCGCCGGCAAGGAGGTCGTGTTCGCCTGCCGCTCGGGCAAGCGTTCGGTGACCGCCTCGCTCGCGGCGCAGGCGGCGGGCCTGCCTTATGACAAGCATCTGGCCGGCGGCATGCTGGGCTGGAAGGCGGCGGGTCTTCCCAGCAAGGTCGGTGGCTAG
- a CDS encoding acyl carrier protein, protein MSSTFDQVATIIAETCDIPRDTITPDSHAIDDLGIDSLDFLDIAFAIDKQFGIKLPLEKWTQEVNDGKATTEQYFVLKNLCARIDELVAAKGASA, encoded by the coding sequence ATGTCCTCCACATTCGATCAGGTCGCTACGATCATCGCTGAAACCTGCGACATCCCGCGCGACACGATCACGCCGGATAGCCATGCCATCGATGATCTCGGCATCGACAGCCTCGATTTCCTGGACATCGCGTTCGCGATCGACAAGCAGTTCGGTATCAAGCTGCCGCTCGAAAAGTGGACCCAGGAGGTCAATGACGGCAAGGCGACCACCGAGCAGTATTTCGTGCTGAAGAACCTGTGCGCCCGCATCGACGAACTGGTTGCGGCCAAGGGCGCGAGCGCCTAA
- a CDS encoding lipid A biosynthesis lauroyl acyltransferase, whose protein sequence is MALLPASMKARAREAAKSIGGSLIGAATVGMLRTTRYFDPVKTSDFFARVTKLIGPRLREHRIGRANLIAAVPEKSPEEIESILMGVWDNLGRVGAEFAHMDQVWDYDREHPERSRITLSPRSIELFDHIRDDGKPALIFAAHLANWELPALAAVAHGLDTAILYRRPNIASADRIIQEMRQVNMGTLIPAGRDAPLRLAQALKDGKHVAMLIDQYLTGGVEVTFFGRKTRANPMLARLLRQVECPIHGVRIIRQPGGRFTAELTEEVKPVRDAGGKIDIQGTTQAVTDVVEGWVREHPEQWLWLHRRWR, encoded by the coding sequence ATGGCGCTGCTTCCTGCGAGCATGAAGGCCCGCGCGCGGGAGGCGGCCAAGTCGATCGGCGGCAGCCTGATCGGGGCCGCCACCGTCGGCATGCTGCGCACCACGCGCTATTTCGATCCGGTGAAGACCTCGGACTTCTTCGCGCGCGTCACCAAGCTGATCGGTCCGCGCCTGCGCGAGCATCGTATCGGCCGCGCCAACCTGATCGCTGCCGTTCCCGAGAAGTCGCCGGAGGAGATCGAAAGCATCTTGATGGGCGTGTGGGACAATCTCGGCCGCGTCGGCGCCGAGTTCGCCCATATGGACCAGGTCTGGGATTATGATCGGGAGCACCCCGAGCGAAGTCGCATCACATTGTCGCCGCGCAGCATCGAGCTGTTCGACCACATCAGGGACGACGGCAAGCCAGCGCTGATTTTTGCAGCGCATCTCGCCAATTGGGAATTGCCGGCGCTCGCCGCCGTCGCGCATGGGCTGGATACCGCGATCCTCTACCGCCGCCCGAACATCGCGTCCGCCGACCGCATCATCCAGGAGATGCGCCAGGTCAACATGGGCACGCTGATCCCGGCGGGGCGCGATGCGCCACTGCGGCTCGCGCAGGCGCTCAAGGACGGCAAGCACGTCGCCATGCTGATCGACCAGTATCTCACCGGTGGGGTCGAGGTCACCTTCTTCGGCCGCAAGACCCGCGCCAATCCGATGCTGGCGCGGCTGCTGCGCCAGGTCGAATGCCCCATCCACGGCGTCCGCATCATCCGCCAGCCCGGCGGCCGCTTCACTGCGGAATTGACGGAAGAGGTCAAGCCGGTGCGCGATGCCGGCGGCAAGATCGACATCCAGGGCACGACGCAGGCGGTCACGGACGTGGTGGAAGGCTGGGTGCGCGAGCATCCGGAGCAATGGCTGTGGCTGCACCGCAGGTGGCGGTAG
- a CDS encoding flagellar motor protein MotB has translation MAKKKRGDAHGGGHGWFVTFADLMGLMMSFFVMLVAFSTQDANKLKVVAGSMRDAFGVQSEARYAGIVESDGLPTRPRLKNVDHIEPEDASNTPTPDQEDRDRTSGAKIKVDRNFALAAASLRQALQDMPELTEMSKHIMFEETKQGLNLEIVDQDGRSMFADGSKVPYDRTRRLIEKLAIPLKATPLRVSIAGHTAAGFVPTRSDYGAFDLSADRANAVRQILEREGLPPAHVFAVSGKADTQPLFPDDPSLAANRRVTITLMREDPPLPPNLKP, from the coding sequence ATGGCCAAGAAGAAGCGCGGCGATGCACATGGAGGCGGTCACGGCTGGTTCGTGACCTTCGCCGACTTGATGGGCCTGATGATGAGCTTCTTCGTGATGCTCGTCGCGTTCTCGACCCAGGATGCCAACAAGCTGAAGGTGGTCGCAGGCTCCATGCGCGACGCTTTCGGCGTCCAGAGCGAAGCGCGCTACGCCGGTATCGTCGAGTCGGACGGTCTGCCGACCCGCCCGCGGCTCAAGAACGTCGATCACATCGAGCCTGAGGATGCCTCCAATACGCCGACCCCGGACCAGGAGGATCGCGACCGCACCTCGGGGGCGAAGATCAAGGTCGACCGCAACTTCGCACTGGCGGCAGCCTCGCTGCGGCAGGCGCTGCAGGACATGCCGGAACTGACCGAGATGTCCAAGCACATCATGTTCGAGGAGACCAAGCAGGGTCTCAACCTCGAGATCGTCGACCAGGATGGCCGCTCGATGTTTGCCGACGGCTCCAAGGTGCCCTACGACCGCACCCGCCGCCTGATCGAGAAGCTCGCGATCCCGCTGAAGGCGACGCCCTTGCGTGTCTCCATCGCCGGCCACACGGCGGCCGGCTTCGTGCCGACCCGCAGCGACTACGGCGCGTTCGATCTCTCGGCCGACCGTGCCAACGCTGTGCGTCAGATCCTCGAGCGCGAGGGCCTGCCGCCGGCGCACGTCTTCGCCGTCTCCGGCAAGGCGGATACCCAGCCGTTGTTTCCGGACGACCCTTCGCTGGCCGCCAACCGCCGCGTCACGATCACTCTGATGCGCGAAGATCCGCCCCTGCCGCCGAACTTGAAGCCATAA
- a CDS encoding motility protein A, with protein MDIMTSVGLVAGIIVIAVMMLLGGDLHMFISEHAMIIIFGGSTAATMIRFPLSALMHGLPLGAKFAFTMSRLSAHDLVDELARIAEIARKQGPVGLEKVETDEPFLAKGIRYVADGYDLDFIRDNLERDRDNFLMHLDEGSKIYRAVGDCAPAFGMVGTLIGMVQMFANMTDPSKLGPFMATALLATLYGALVANLFCIPIADKLHGKLLDEETNRTLIIDGILMIRDSKSPTLVREMLLAYLPEKHRHAEGEPVPA; from the coding sequence ATGGATATCATGACGAGCGTCGGCCTCGTGGCGGGCATTATCGTCATCGCGGTGATGATGCTGCTGGGCGGCGATCTTCACATGTTCATCTCCGAGCATGCGATGATCATCATCTTCGGTGGCTCGACGGCCGCGACCATGATCCGCTTTCCGCTCTCGGCGCTGATGCACGGCCTGCCGCTCGGCGCCAAATTCGCCTTCACGATGAGCCGTCTGTCTGCGCACGATCTGGTCGACGAACTCGCCCGCATCGCCGAGATCGCCCGCAAGCAGGGCCCGGTGGGGTTGGAAAAAGTCGAGACCGACGAGCCGTTCCTCGCCAAGGGCATCCGCTACGTCGCCGACGGCTACGACCTCGATTTCATCCGCGACAATCTCGAGCGCGACCGCGACAATTTCCTGATGCATCTGGACGAAGGCAGCAAGATCTACCGCGCCGTCGGCGATTGCGCTCCGGCTTTCGGCATGGTCGGCACGCTGATCGGCATGGTGCAGATGTTCGCCAACATGACCGATCCGTCCAAGCTCGGCCCGTTCATGGCGACCGCGCTGCTCGCAACGCTCTACGGCGCGCTGGTCGCGAACCTGTTCTGCATCCCGATCGCCGATAAATTGCACGGCAAGCTCCTGGACGAGGAGACCAACCGCACGCTGATCATCGACGGCATTTTGATGATCCGTGACTCCAAGAGCCCGACGCTGGTGCGCGAAATGCTGCTGGCCTATCTGCCCGAGAAGCACCGCCACGCCGAAGGCGAGCCGGTGCCGGCCTAA
- a CDS encoding polyamine ABC transporter substrate-binding protein: protein MTNVRRYGFGLGLAIAAALTFPSQKAAAEERVVNFYNWSNYMAPDVLEAFTKETGIKVVYDTFDANETLETRLMAGKSGYDVVVPTAYFLQRQIKANIFQKLDKSKLPNLANAWPVVTERLAIYDPGNLYAANYMWGTTGIGYNVAKLKQILGPDAKIDSWDIVFKPENLAKFRDCGVHMLDSADDIFPAALNYLGLDPNSTRQADLEKAADVVAKVRPYVRKFHSSEYLSALATGEICFVVGWSGDIMQARARAAEAKRGIEIGYTIPKEGAQMFFDNLAIPADAKNVKEAYELINYLYRPDVAAKNSDFLSYANGNLASQKLVDPKILNDKNIYPDEATLSKLFVITARDPATQRVINRLWTKVKTGR, encoded by the coding sequence ATGACGAATGTCCGCCGCTACGGTTTTGGCCTTGGTCTCGCGATCGCCGCAGCGCTGACATTCCCCTCGCAAAAGGCGGCCGCCGAGGAACGCGTCGTCAACTTCTACAACTGGTCCAATTACATGGCGCCGGATGTCTTGGAGGCCTTCACCAAGGAGACCGGCATCAAGGTGGTCTACGACACCTTTGACGCCAACGAGACGCTGGAGACGCGCCTGATGGCCGGCAAGTCCGGCTATGACGTCGTGGTGCCCACGGCGTATTTCCTCCAACGTCAGATCAAGGCCAACATCTTTCAGAAGCTCGACAAGTCGAAGCTGCCGAACCTCGCTAACGCCTGGCCGGTGGTGACCGAGCGGCTCGCCATCTACGATCCCGGCAATCTCTACGCCGCGAACTACATGTGGGGCACGACCGGGATCGGCTACAACGTTGCCAAGCTGAAGCAGATCCTCGGGCCCGACGCGAAGATCGACAGCTGGGACATCGTCTTCAAGCCGGAGAACCTCGCCAAGTTCAGGGATTGTGGCGTGCACATGCTCGACTCCGCCGACGATATCTTTCCGGCGGCGCTGAACTATCTCGGGCTCGATCCGAACTCGACCAGGCAGGCGGACCTCGAAAAGGCGGCCGACGTGGTGGCCAAGGTCCGCCCTTACGTGCGAAAATTTCACTCCTCCGAATATCTCAGCGCGCTCGCCACCGGCGAGATCTGCTTCGTGGTCGGCTGGTCCGGCGACATCATGCAGGCCCGTGCTCGCGCTGCCGAAGCCAAGCGAGGCATCGAGATCGGCTACACCATCCCGAAGGAGGGCGCGCAGATGTTCTTCGACAATCTCGCGATCCCGGCAGACGCCAAGAACGTCAAGGAAGCCTACGAACTGATCAACTATCTCTACCGCCCCGACGTCGCCGCCAAGAACTCGGACTTCCTGTCCTACGCCAACGGCAACCTCGCCAGCCAGAAGCTGGTCGATCCGAAAATCCTGAACGACAAGAACATCTATCCGGACGAGGCGACGCTTTCAAAGCTGTTCGTCATCACGGCGCGAGATCCGGCGACCCAGCGCGTCATCAATCGGCTGTGGACCAAAGTGAAGACGGGACGGTGA
- a CDS encoding 3-hydroxyacyl-ACP dehydratase FabZ family protein: protein MQLEYFHMIDRIVDLKVDERKIVVEAQVPTESTVFEGHFPGYPLMPGVLLIETMAQASGWLLLGALKFERMPILAAVKEGKVRGSVFPGDLMSIEATLAHEGSGYAMTEAKIRVAGKLRANSALTFTLIPFPNPDMRGYMEAVAKRVGFPQQAVSP from the coding sequence ATGCAACTCGAATACTTCCACATGATCGATCGCATCGTCGACCTCAAGGTCGACGAGAGGAAGATCGTCGTCGAAGCGCAGGTCCCGACCGAAAGCACCGTCTTCGAGGGCCACTTCCCGGGCTATCCGCTGATGCCCGGCGTGCTCCTGATCGAAACGATGGCGCAGGCCTCGGGCTGGCTGCTGCTCGGCGCCCTGAAGTTCGAGCGCATGCCGATTCTCGCCGCCGTCAAGGAAGGCAAGGTCCGTGGTTCCGTGTTTCCGGGCGATCTCATGAGCATCGAGGCAACACTGGCCCATGAGGGCTCGGGCTACGCCATGACCGAGGCCAAGATCAGGGTCGCCGGCAAGCTGCGTGCGAACTCGGCGCTCACCTTCACACTGATCCCCTTTCCCAATCCGGATATGCGCGGATACATGGAGGCGGTCGCCAAGCGCGTCGGCTTTCCGCAACAGGCCGTATCGCCATGA
- a CDS encoding ParB-like protein: protein MTTNAREPRVHPVPILSLRPTQMTVGMREVKEKRKRWREHGKKKQSDLLGTHMIPVVHGPDERYYVIDHHHLGRALHDEGIKEVLVTVVGDLRMVEREAFWGVMDNKRWVYPYDAKGERRPFRDLPKSVVDLKDDPFRSLAGELRRMGGFAKDTTPFSEFLWADFLRRKLSRKAVDANFDKALEKGLAAAKSKDAIYLPGWCGPASDD, encoded by the coding sequence ATGACCACAAACGCGCGCGAGCCGAGAGTGCATCCGGTGCCGATCCTGTCGCTCCGGCCGACGCAGATGACGGTGGGCATGCGCGAGGTCAAGGAGAAGCGCAAGCGTTGGCGCGAGCACGGCAAGAAGAAGCAGTCCGACCTGCTTGGCACCCACATGATTCCGGTCGTGCATGGGCCGGACGAGCGCTACTACGTGATCGATCATCACCATCTCGGCCGCGCGCTGCACGACGAGGGCATCAAGGAGGTGCTGGTGACCGTCGTCGGCGATCTCAGGATGGTCGAGCGCGAAGCGTTCTGGGGCGTGATGGACAACAAGCGCTGGGTTTATCCTTACGACGCCAAGGGCGAACGCCGTCCATTTCGCGACCTGCCGAAATCTGTCGTCGATCTCAAGGACGATCCGTTCCGCAGTCTCGCCGGCGAGCTCCGCCGCATGGGCGGCTTCGCCAAGGACACCACACCGTTCTCCGAATTCTTGTGGGCCGATTTTCTGCGTCGAAAGCTATCGCGCAAGGCGGTGGACGCCAATTTCGACAAGGCGCTGGAGAAGGGGCTGGCCGCGGCCAAGAGCAAGGATGCGATCTATCTGCCGGGCTGGTGCGGGCCGGCGTCGGACGATTAG
- a CDS encoding peroxidase-related enzyme (This protein belongs to a clade of uncharacterized proteins related to peroxidases such as the alkylhydroperoxidase AhpD.) gives MTQPAEQRFPAPALDTLPEDIRTRLFAVQEKSGFVPNVFLTLAYRPDEFRAFFAYHDALMEKDGGLTKAEREMIVVATSAANQCQYCVIAHGAILRIRAKNPLIADQIAVNYRKADITPRERAMLDFAMKISADAQRICDDDFAALAPHGFSNDDIWDIAAISAFFALSNRLANFTGMRPNDEFYLMGRLPKK, from the coding sequence ATGACACAGCCCGCCGAGCAACGCTTCCCCGCACCCGCCCTCGACACGTTGCCGGAGGACATCCGCACGAGGCTGTTCGCCGTACAGGAGAAGAGCGGCTTCGTGCCGAACGTATTTCTGACGCTGGCCTATCGCCCCGACGAATTCCGTGCCTTCTTTGCCTATCACGACGCGCTGATGGAAAAGGACGGCGGCCTGACCAAGGCCGAGCGCGAGATGATCGTGGTGGCGACCTCAGCAGCCAATCAGTGCCAGTATTGCGTGATCGCGCACGGTGCGATCCTGCGCATCCGCGCCAAGAACCCTCTGATCGCCGACCAGATCGCGGTCAATTACCGCAAGGCCGACATCACGCCGCGCGAGAGGGCGATGCTCGATTTCGCGATGAAGATCTCGGCGGACGCGCAGCGGATTTGCGATGACGATTTTGCCGCGCTCGCCCCGCACGGCTTCAGCAACGACGACATCTGGGACATCGCCGCAATCTCCGCCTTCTTTGCGCTGTCGAACCGACTGGCGAATTTCACCGGCATGCGGCCAAACGACGAGTTCTATCTGATGGGACGCCTGCCGAAGAAATGA
- a CDS encoding beta-ketoacyl-ACP synthase, protein MTDTAASKPGQTEVWITGIGLATSLGEGLDANWTALQERRINVDEKGFAPFIVHPLLPVSFDSQIPKKGDQRQMEAWQRIGVYAAGLALDSAGIKGNKDILSKIDMVVAAGGGERDLNVDTGVLTAEAKGANAPGFLNERLMSDLRPTLFLAQLSNLLAGNIAIVHGLGGTSRTFMGEEVAGADAARIALSRIASGESDIALIGGSHNGERKDLMVLYEFGDFNLKDKFAPVWARNDHAGFALGSAGAFLVLESKAHAEARGAKPFAKLSSVVADLARRKQDGDMAATLEKLWAKLPKREGKGAIITGATGAEPATTEERGFLNNHSEFPVRSTGTMFGHTMETQFPLGIALAALAISRGALFPPNDSTGTEIEMQGAPTQIVVVGAGHWRGEGMALVEAVR, encoded by the coding sequence ATGACTGACACTGCTGCTTCGAAGCCCGGCCAGACAGAAGTCTGGATCACAGGCATTGGGCTCGCCACCTCGCTCGGGGAAGGGCTCGACGCCAACTGGACCGCGCTCCAGGAGAGGCGCATCAACGTCGACGAAAAGGGCTTTGCGCCGTTCATCGTGCATCCCTTGCTGCCGGTGTCCTTTGACAGCCAGATCCCGAAAAAGGGCGACCAGCGCCAGATGGAAGCCTGGCAGCGCATCGGCGTCTATGCCGCAGGCCTTGCGCTGGATTCCGCAGGCATAAAGGGCAACAAGGACATCCTCTCGAAGATCGACATGGTGGTCGCCGCAGGTGGTGGCGAGCGCGATCTCAACGTCGACACCGGCGTGCTCACGGCCGAGGCCAAGGGCGCCAACGCGCCTGGCTTCCTCAACGAGCGGCTGATGAGCGATCTGCGGCCGACGCTGTTTTTGGCCCAGCTCTCCAATCTGCTCGCCGGCAACATCGCCATCGTGCACGGCTTGGGCGGCACCTCGCGCACCTTCATGGGCGAAGAGGTCGCGGGCGCGGATGCCGCGCGTATTGCCCTGTCGCGCATCGCCTCCGGCGAGAGCGACATCGCGCTGATCGGCGGCTCGCACAATGGCGAACGCAAGGACCTGATGGTCCTCTACGAATTCGGCGACTTCAACCTGAAGGACAAGTTCGCACCGGTCTGGGCGCGCAATGATCACGCCGGCTTCGCGCTCGGCTCGGCCGGCGCCTTCCTGGTGCTGGAATCGAAGGCGCATGCGGAAGCGCGCGGCGCAAAGCCATTTGCAAAACTGTCGAGCGTGGTGGCCGATCTCGCCCGGCGCAAGCAGGATGGCGACATGGCCGCGACCCTGGAGAAGCTGTGGGCGAAGCTGCCCAAGCGCGAGGGCAAGGGTGCGATCATCACGGGCGCGACCGGCGCGGAGCCGGCGACCACGGAAGAGCGCGGCTTCCTGAACAACCATTCCGAATTCCCGGTGCGCTCGACCGGCACGATGTTCGGCCACACCATGGAGACGCAATTTCCGCTCGGGATTGCGCTTGCAGCGCTCGCGATCTCGCGTGGCGCGCTATTCCCGCCGAACGATTCGACGGGGACCGAGATTGAAATGCAGGGCGCGCCCACCCAGATTGTGGTCGTGGGAGCCGGACACTGGCGCGGCGAAGGCATGGCGCTGGTCGAGGCGGTTCGCTAA
- a CDS encoding potassium transporter Kup yields MTSDVAIPAPETAAGNGHGDAHTTAGFGALTLGSIGVVYGDIGTSPLYAFREAVTAASGAEGAPTAAAVLGVVSLILWALIVVVTLKYVVILLRADNNGEGGTLALMALAQRAVGTRGATIVLLGIISGALFYGDAVITPALSVLSAVEGMKDVTATFEPYVVPLTVIILVGLFAVQSRGTARVAAFFGPVMCVWFAVIAAAAIHPIVQQPQILLALNPLYAVSFMLHHGIIGFVTLGAVFLAVTGAEALYADLGHFGKRPIQTAWLFIVLPSLALNYLGQGALVLGDPQAIESPFFQLFPQGWARGGMVVLATAATVIASQAVITGAYSLTRQAIQLGLMPRFEIRHTSEAHSGQIFIPRINQLLLVAVMLLVLLFRSSSALASAYGISVTGTMVVTAMMGFVVIWKVWRWSPLTAAALIAPFLFLDLTFLAANLLKVFEGGWVPLALGSLMILLMYTWRRGSRLLFEKSRKLEFPLADLVTMLEKRPPQRVPGTAVFLTSDPLSAPTALMHSLKHYKVLHEKNVILTIETAQTPRINPAERVKLEQISPTFSKVTLKFGFMESPNVPKALAIARKLGWQFDIMSTSFFLSRRALKPAAHSGMPRWQDRLFISLSRSANDATDYFQIPSGRVVEVGTQVTI; encoded by the coding sequence ATGACAAGTGACGTAGCAATTCCCGCCCCGGAAACGGCGGCGGGCAACGGGCATGGCGACGCCCACACTACAGCTGGCTTCGGCGCGCTGACGCTCGGCAGCATCGGCGTGGTCTATGGCGACATCGGCACCAGCCCGCTGTACGCGTTCCGCGAGGCGGTGACGGCAGCGTCGGGTGCAGAGGGCGCGCCCACCGCCGCGGCTGTGCTCGGAGTGGTGTCCCTGATCCTGTGGGCGCTGATCGTCGTGGTGACGCTCAAATACGTCGTCATCCTGCTGCGCGCCGACAACAATGGCGAGGGCGGCACGCTCGCCCTGATGGCGCTGGCCCAACGCGCGGTCGGCACCCGCGGGGCGACCATCGTCCTGCTCGGCATCATCTCCGGCGCCCTGTTCTACGGGGACGCGGTGATCACGCCGGCACTGTCGGTGCTGTCGGCCGTTGAAGGCATGAAGGACGTCACCGCCACGTTCGAGCCTTACGTCGTGCCGCTGACGGTCATCATCCTGGTTGGCCTGTTCGCCGTGCAATCGCGTGGCACCGCCCGCGTCGCTGCCTTTTTCGGCCCGGTGATGTGCGTCTGGTTCGCCGTGATCGCGGCGGCGGCGATCCATCCCATCGTCCAGCAGCCGCAAATCCTGCTGGCTTTGAACCCGCTGTACGCAGTGTCGTTCATGCTTCATCACGGCATCATCGGCTTCGTGACGCTCGGCGCTGTGTTCCTGGCGGTCACCGGCGCCGAGGCGCTCTATGCCGATCTCGGCCATTTCGGCAAGCGACCGATCCAGACCGCATGGCTGTTCATCGTTCTGCCGTCGCTGGCACTGAACTATCTGGGGCAGGGCGCTCTCGTCCTCGGCGATCCCCAGGCGATCGAAAGCCCGTTCTTCCAATTGTTTCCGCAAGGCTGGGCTCGCGGCGGCATGGTCGTCCTCGCCACCGCCGCCACTGTCATCGCGAGCCAGGCCGTTATCACCGGCGCCTATTCGCTGACGCGCCAGGCGATCCAGCTCGGGCTGATGCCGCGCTTTGAAATTCGCCATACGTCGGAAGCCCATTCCGGCCAGATCTTCATCCCGCGCATCAACCAGCTGCTGCTGGTCGCGGTGATGCTGCTGGTGCTGCTGTTCCGCTCCTCCAGCGCGTTGGCCTCGGCCTATGGCATCTCGGTCACGGGGACGATGGTGGTCACGGCGATGATGGGCTTTGTCGTGATCTGGAAGGTGTGGCGGTGGTCGCCGTTGACTGCCGCCGCCCTGATCGCGCCGTTCCTGTTCCTCGACCTGACGTTCCTGGCCGCCAACCTGCTCAAGGTGTTCGAGGGTGGTTGGGTGCCGCTCGCGCTCGGCTCCCTCATGATCCTCTTGATGTACACGTGGCGGCGCGGCAGCCGGCTGCTGTTCGAGAAGTCGCGCAAGCTCGAATTCCCGCTCGCCGACCTCGTGACGATGCTGGAGAAGCGGCCTCCGCAGCGCGTGCCCGGAACCGCCGTGTTCCTGACCAGCGATCCTCTGAGCGCGCCGACCGCGCTGATGCACAGTCTGAAACACTACAAAGTGCTTCACGAGAAGAATGTCATTCTCACGATCGAGACCGCGCAAACGCCGCGCATCAATCCGGCCGAGCGCGTCAAGCTGGAGCAGATCTCACCGACCTTCTCCAAGGTGACGCTGAAGTTCGGCTTCATGGAATCGCCCAACGTGCCGAAGGCGCTGGCGATCGCCCGCAAGCTCGGCTGGCAGTTCGACATCATGTCGACCTCGTTCTTCCTGTCACGGAGGGCGCTGAAGCCCGCGGCCCATTCCGGCATGCCGCGCTGGCAGGACCGGCTGTTCATCTCGCTGAGCCGCTCGGCCAACGACGCCACTGACTACTTCCAGATCCCGAGCGGCCGCGTCGTCGAGGTCGGCACGCAAGTTACGATCTAG
- a CDS encoding beta-ketoacyl-ACP synthase — MTAPRDKLGRPVVVVTGMGIMTSLGAGKTDNWAKLVAGESGIRTITRFPVDGLKTTMAGTVDFVSVDPFSSTGLSERMAELVTEEALEQAGIGAKCDFPGPLFLAVAPVEVEWPQRRELGRAVGRPDFTYDDLLRISGGGKYSAYHHRFMFGSVAAYLAETFGTKGSPISLSTACASGATSIQLGVEAIRRGETDAALCVATDGTVNPEALVRFSLLSALSTQNEPPQAASRPFSKNRDGFVMAEGAGALVLESYEAATARGAKILGVIAGCGELTDSFHRTRSSPDGKPIIGCMNKTLADAGMTPDQIDHINAHGTATPENDKMEYNTTSAVFGDLVSKIPVTSNKSMVGHTISAAGAVEAIFSLLTLEHQRIPPTINYDTPDPTILFDVVGNKARDARVTAVMSNSFGFGGQNASLILTREPA, encoded by the coding sequence ATGACTGCACCACGCGACAAACTCGGACGTCCCGTCGTCGTCGTCACCGGCATGGGCATCATGACCTCGCTCGGCGCCGGCAAGACCGACAATTGGGCGAAGCTCGTGGCCGGCGAATCCGGCATCCGCACCATCACGCGCTTTCCGGTCGACGGCCTGAAGACCACGATGGCCGGCACGGTCGATTTCGTCAGCGTCGATCCGTTCTCCTCCACGGGCCTGTCCGAGCGGATGGCCGAGCTGGTGACGGAGGAAGCGCTGGAGCAGGCCGGCATCGGGGCCAAGTGCGATTTTCCGGGCCCGCTGTTTCTCGCGGTCGCGCCGGTCGAGGTCGAATGGCCGCAGCGGCGCGAGCTTGGCCGCGCCGTGGGCAGGCCGGACTTCACCTATGACGATCTGCTGCGCATCTCGGGCGGCGGCAAGTACAGCGCCTATCATCACCGCTTCATGTTCGGCTCGGTGGCCGCCTACCTCGCAGAGACCTTCGGCACCAAGGGCTCGCCGATCTCGCTGTCGACGGCCTGCGCCTCGGGCGCGACCTCGATCCAGCTCGGCGTCGAGGCGATCCGCCGCGGCGAAACCGACGCTGCGCTTTGCGTGGCGACCGACGGCACGGTCAACCCGGAAGCGCTGGTGCGCTTCTCCCTGCTCTCCGCGCTGTCGACCCAGAACGAGCCGCCTCAGGCGGCCTCCCGTCCCTTCTCCAAGAATCGCGACGGTTTTGTCATGGCCGAAGGCGCAGGCGCCCTCGTGCTGGAGAGCTATGAAGCGGCAACCGCGCGCGGCGCAAAGATCCTCGGCGTCATCGCGGGCTGTGGCGAGCTCACCGATTCCTTCCATCGCACCCGCTCTTCGCCTGACGGCAAGCCGATCATCGGCTGCATGAACAAGACGCTGGCCGATGCCGGCATGACGCCGGACCAGATCGACCACATCAACGCACACGGCACGGCGACGCCTGAAAACGACAAGATGGAATACAATACGACATCGGCCGTGTTCGGTGATCTCGTCTCCAAGATTCCGGTCACGTCGAACAAGTCGATGGTCGGCCACACCATCTCGGCCGCGGGCGCGGTGGAGGCGATCTTTTCGCTGCTCACACTCGAGCATCAGCGAATTCCGCCGACGATCAACTACGACACTCCGGATCCCACGATCCTGTTCGACGTCGTCGGCAACAAGGCGCGCGACGCCCGCGTCACCGCTGTCATGTCGAACTCGTTCGGCTTCGGCGGCCAGAACGCCTCGCTGATCCTGACCCGCGAACCGGCCTGA